One region of Dissulfurirhabdus thermomarina genomic DNA includes:
- the miaB gene encoding tRNA (N6-isopentenyl adenosine(37)-C2)-methylthiotransferase MiaB, whose translation MPTKRVYLATFGCQMNEYDSLKMLQVLGGGWRRTDRPREADLILVNTCSIREKAEHKVYSLVGRFRSLKRRNPRLVIGVAGCVAQQEGERLLRRLPHLDIVFGPQHITELPDLVRRVAAGEGPVCRTSLRADYAIPLVRGPLPGPPAVRAFVTIMQGCDNFCAYCVVPHVRGREVSRPADDVEAEVRDLVARGVREVTLLGQNVNSYGRKGGTATFAELLRRIGAVDGLHRLRFTTSHPRDLTDDIIACFREVPVLCEHLHLPVQSGSDRILRRMNRHYTRAHYLGLVDRLRAAVPDMPLTTDLIVGFPGETVADFEATLDLLTRVRFEQVFAFKYSPRPFTPAADLPDKVPEAEKARRLAEVLALQDEIGRERLRRFEGTLQEVLVEGPSKGDAGELTGRTRGNHVVNFDSAGVRVGEMVPVRIEQALAHSLRGRVRHAA comes from the coding sequence ATGCCGACGAAACGGGTCTACCTGGCGACCTTCGGGTGCCAGATGAACGAGTACGATTCCCTCAAGATGCTCCAGGTGCTGGGCGGCGGCTGGCGGCGCACCGACCGCCCCCGGGAGGCGGACCTCATCCTGGTCAACACCTGCAGCATCCGGGAGAAGGCCGAGCACAAGGTCTACAGCCTGGTGGGGCGGTTCCGCTCCCTCAAGCGGCGCAACCCCCGCCTCGTCATCGGGGTGGCCGGGTGCGTGGCCCAGCAGGAGGGGGAACGCCTCCTCCGGCGCCTGCCCCACCTCGACATCGTCTTCGGGCCCCAGCACATCACCGAGCTGCCGGACCTCGTCCGCCGCGTGGCGGCGGGGGAGGGCCCGGTGTGCCGGACCTCGCTCCGGGCGGACTACGCCATCCCCCTGGTCCGGGGCCCGCTGCCGGGGCCGCCCGCCGTGCGGGCCTTCGTGACCATCATGCAGGGGTGCGACAACTTCTGCGCCTACTGCGTGGTGCCCCATGTCCGGGGGCGGGAGGTCAGCCGGCCGGCGGACGATGTCGAGGCCGAGGTCCGTGATCTCGTGGCCCGGGGCGTGCGGGAGGTGACGCTCTTGGGCCAGAACGTCAATTCCTACGGCCGCAAGGGCGGCACCGCCACCTTCGCGGAGCTGCTCCGGCGCATCGGGGCCGTCGACGGTCTCCACCGGCTCCGGTTCACCACGAGCCACCCGAGGGACCTCACCGACGACATCATCGCCTGCTTCCGGGAGGTGCCCGTGCTCTGCGAGCACCTCCATCTTCCCGTCCAGTCGGGGTCCGACCGGATCCTCCGGCGGATGAACCGGCACTACACCCGTGCGCATTACCTCGGCCTGGTGGACCGGCTCCGGGCCGCCGTCCCGGACATGCCCCTCACCACGGACCTCATCGTCGGGTTCCCGGGCGAGACCGTGGCCGACTTCGAGGCCACCCTGGATCTGCTCACCCGGGTCCGCTTCGAGCAGGTCTTCGCCTTCAAGTACTCGCCCAGGCCCTTCACCCCGGCCGCGGACCTTCCCGACAAGGTGCCCGAGGCGGAGAAGGCCCGGCGCCTGGCCGAGGTGCTGGCGCTCCAGGACGAGATCGGCCGGGAGCGCCTCCGGCGGTTCGAGGGCACCCTCCAGGAGGTCCTGGTGGAAGGGCCGAGCAAGGGCGATGCCGGCGAGTTGACGGGGCGCACCCGGGGCAACCACGTGGTGAACTTCGATTCCGCCGGCGTTCGGGTGGGCGAGATGGTGCCGGTGCGCATCGAGCAGGCCCTGGCCCACTCCCTCCGGGGGCGGGTGCGGCATGCCGCCTGA
- a CDS encoding flavodoxin family protein, with product MTHVLGLAGSPRRGGNTEILLDALLEGAAGAGAAVERVRLADKKISPCIECGGCDATGVCVLDDDMTPLYDALAAADAVVLASPMFFYNITAFTQAVVERSQACWVGKHVLGRGPLGGKRRRGFFLSVGATRGARLFEGARLVVRYFFDAVDADPTGALLYRGIEKRGEIRRHPAALDEARAVGARLGAGDDPAGLDFVLPLVAAR from the coding sequence ATGACGCACGTGCTGGGACTGGCCGGTTCGCCGAGGCGGGGGGGCAACACCGAGATCCTGCTCGACGCCCTCCTCGAGGGGGCCGCGGGTGCGGGGGCCGCCGTGGAGCGGGTCCGCCTCGCGGACAAGAAGATCAGCCCGTGCATCGAGTGCGGCGGGTGCGACGCCACCGGCGTCTGCGTCCTCGACGACGACATGACGCCCCTCTACGACGCCCTGGCCGCCGCCGACGCCGTGGTCCTGGCCTCCCCCATGTTCTTCTACAACATCACCGCCTTCACCCAGGCCGTGGTGGAACGCTCCCAGGCCTGCTGGGTGGGGAAGCACGTCCTCGGCCGGGGTCCCCTCGGGGGCAAGCGCCGGCGGGGCTTCTTCCTCTCCGTGGGGGCCACCCGCGGGGCGCGGCTCTTCGAGGGCGCCCGGTTGGTGGTGCGTTACTTCTTCGACGCGGTGGACGCCGACCCCACCGGGGCCCTTCTCTACCGCGGCATCGAGAAGCGGGGCGAGATCCGCCGCCATCCGGCGGCCCTCGACGAGGCCCGGGCCGTGGGCGCCCGGCTCGGCGCGGGGGACGATCCCGCGGGGCTCGACTTCGTGCTCCCCCTGGTGGCCGCTCGCTGA
- the recJ gene encoding single-stranded-DNA-specific exonuclease RecJ has translation MPSILLERHWALPSTDPKAVAHLARTVDIPPMVARFLYLRGLRSPEAAAAHLSPTLQSLSDPFRLADMEPAVDRLVRAVAAGEPVAVYGDYDADGVTATALVAGFLRNLGLPVRTYLPHRREEGYGLHLEPLRELAAAGVRLLVTVDCGIANPEEVAAAGELGMDVIVTDHHEPPPHLPRALAVINPKRPGCRFPFKHLAGVGVAFNLVRALRQRLHERGHWGGAPPPNLKAELDLVALGTLADVVPLLGDNRVLVRVGLEVLGATRRPGVRALMEVAGLSGTPTARDVAFRLVPRLNAAGRMDHAGAALDLLLAASAGEADPLARRLHELNQERQAEEAAILREALGLAAGQADRPALVLAGDGWNEGVVGIVASRLVDQLGKPVILLARRGGECRGSGRSPEGLDLFEALSRCAEGLTAFGGHTAAAGIRLPAAHLPAFTERFQAVVAATLEATGAAGRLVLDGPATVEELADPVFGRFFDLLAPFGPGYHEPLFLLRGFELQQKHVVGERHLKLRIGAPNPPGGALDLLAWGLGEKLSLPWDRMELACHACMNEWNGRRRLELRLKDARLPSTTDAA, from the coding sequence ATGCCTTCGATCCTCCTGGAGCGACACTGGGCCCTCCCCTCCACGGACCCGAAGGCGGTGGCCCACCTGGCCCGGACGGTGGACATCCCCCCCATGGTGGCCAGGTTCCTTTACCTCCGGGGCCTTCGAAGCCCCGAGGCCGCGGCGGCCCACCTCTCCCCCACCCTCCAGTCCCTCTCCGATCCCTTCCGGCTCGCCGACATGGAGCCCGCCGTGGACCGGCTGGTCCGGGCCGTGGCCGCAGGCGAACCGGTGGCGGTCTACGGGGACTACGACGCCGACGGCGTCACCGCCACCGCCCTGGTGGCGGGTTTCCTTCGGAATCTGGGCCTCCCGGTCCGCACCTACCTGCCCCATCGCCGGGAGGAGGGCTACGGCCTCCACCTGGAACCCCTCCGGGAACTGGCGGCCGCCGGCGTTCGGCTCCTGGTCACCGTGGACTGTGGCATCGCCAACCCGGAAGAGGTGGCCGCCGCCGGGGAACTCGGGATGGACGTCATCGTCACCGACCACCACGAGCCGCCCCCGCATCTCCCGCGGGCCCTGGCGGTCATCAATCCCAAGCGGCCGGGCTGCCGCTTCCCCTTCAAGCACCTGGCGGGGGTGGGCGTGGCCTTCAACCTGGTCCGGGCCCTCCGCCAGCGCCTCCACGAGCGTGGCCACTGGGGCGGGGCCCCGCCGCCCAACCTCAAGGCGGAGCTCGACCTCGTGGCCCTGGGGACCCTGGCGGACGTGGTGCCGCTCCTGGGCGACAACCGCGTCCTGGTCCGGGTGGGCCTGGAGGTGCTCGGGGCGACCCGGCGCCCCGGGGTCCGCGCCCTCATGGAGGTGGCCGGCCTCTCCGGCACCCCCACGGCCCGCGACGTGGCCTTCCGGCTCGTCCCCCGCCTCAACGCCGCCGGCCGGATGGACCACGCCGGCGCGGCCCTCGACCTCCTCCTGGCCGCCTCCGCCGGGGAGGCGGACCCGCTGGCCCGGCGTCTCCACGAGCTCAACCAGGAACGCCAGGCCGAGGAAGCCGCCATCCTCCGGGAGGCACTGGGGCTGGCGGCCGGCCAGGCCGACCGCCCCGCCCTGGTGCTCGCCGGGGACGGGTGGAACGAAGGCGTCGTGGGCATCGTGGCCTCCCGGCTCGTGGACCAGCTCGGGAAGCCGGTGATCCTCCTCGCTCGGCGCGGGGGGGAATGCCGGGGCTCCGGCCGGAGCCCGGAGGGCCTCGACCTCTTCGAGGCCCTCTCCCGGTGCGCCGAGGGACTCACGGCCTTCGGCGGCCACACCGCGGCCGCCGGGATCCGGCTCCCCGCGGCGCATCTGCCGGCCTTCACAGAGCGCTTCCAGGCCGTGGTGGCCGCAACCCTCGAGGCCACGGGCGCCGCCGGGCGCCTCGTCCTCGACGGGCCGGCCACCGTGGAGGAGTTGGCGGACCCGGTCTTCGGGCGTTTTTTCGACTTGCTGGCCCCCTTCGGACCGGGGTATCATGAGCCACTCTTCCTCCTGAGGGGGTTCGAGCTCCAGCAGAAACACGTGGTGGGCGAAAGACACCTCAAGCTCCGGATCGGCGCGCCCAACCCGCCCGGCGGCGCCCTCGACCTCCTCGCCTGGGGGCTGGGCGAAAAGCTCTCCCTGCCATGGGACCGCATGGAACTGGCCTGCCACGCCTGCATGAATGAATGGAACGGCCGCCGGCGCCTCGAACTCCGCCTGAAGGACGCCCGGCTTCCGTCCACCACGGACGCCGCGTGA
- the smc gene encoding chromosome segregation protein SMC: MRVKYLELLGFKSFPTRTQVAFPQGISAIVGPNGCGKSNIVDALRWVLGEQSPRLLRARHMEDVLYSGANGNAVNFAEIRLVLDNIDGAKVPPELADQPEIEISRRLYRTGESDFRLNGRPCRLKDIHYLFMDTGAGARAYSIIDQGQIGAFVEMGPDERRGLIEEVAGISRYKARRVEAERRMRQTRHNLERLEDLLAEVDKQRRSLTRQARRTERYLAWREEQDRLDRARLAHAWTATRDRLAERDDRWRAAAERAAAAQAAVDACRLENERLEAGLLELEERLDRGRQRLQAAELRREELKGEERRLSGMIEREEAAAEALGAEIEEAGAAVEALHAELAELEAALSAGAEETHRLGREAEARQAALEAAEAACARAREHLESVKVDLVDAAARAARADSERRGLRDRRERLERQIQRQREELGQVEAAASAGEDRLSDLGRGLEAARRSLEEARTRAAAVAAELSAAGRRLEAAREQRQGLAAELEITRGQRRHLEDLEARREGVSEGNRRLLEGGFPNQGILADFVTVEKGYEAAVEAALGAALEAVVPGGETPLAAARSLLAQEGGGARILAAILDKEKVQFNTELNNILNTIPDLRPLGGVVTARPPVEGALAILLAPWRLVPDPEAGLRAAAALAAAGWPFFHFVTPAGETVSPAGEVAIGDPGGAAGMIARKAEVAELRRREDALEAKLREIEEEIAAATERASGLEADRARIEAEAAAFAEAVAGTERELDAAGARLEADRERAKALRLAAEEAEGELLEVQVAMERAEEALESARRVQETSEAEGRRIEEECQALEARRDGARAAAEELRLALARAQEQERARRERLAALTGRIQETKRRGAELAHRREAAAGRLDGLRSALRDNRRAMEAQVEAVAAAHRELEAVRDAYDRERQALAGRKARLKELSAELREAEEAAHRLELELTELRLALENLEREARTRHQAPLPENADAWLPADFDPDAAARRLEEIAGRIERLGPVNLAALEEKQELDARWEFLQSQKADLESSIADLQQAIRHINRTCRDRFRQALDAVNEKLAEVFPLLFEGGEARLELTEADDILEAGVDLLIRLPGKRLQHLNLLSGGEKALSALALVFALYLIRPSPFCVLDEVDAPLDEANTLRFNRLLQKIAERSQVVVITHNQRVMETADTLYGVTMEEKGVSKLVTVDLVQREG; the protein is encoded by the coding sequence ATGCGGGTCAAGTACCTCGAGCTCCTCGGCTTCAAGTCCTTCCCCACGCGGACCCAGGTGGCCTTTCCCCAAGGGATCAGCGCCATCGTGGGCCCCAACGGGTGCGGCAAGTCCAACATCGTCGACGCCCTCCGTTGGGTGCTCGGGGAGCAGAGCCCCCGCCTCCTCCGGGCCCGCCACATGGAAGACGTCCTCTACAGCGGCGCCAACGGCAACGCGGTCAACTTCGCCGAGATCCGCCTGGTGCTGGATAACATCGACGGCGCCAAGGTGCCCCCCGAGCTGGCGGACCAGCCCGAGATCGAGATCTCCCGCCGCCTCTACCGCACCGGCGAGAGCGACTTCCGCCTGAACGGCCGCCCCTGCCGCCTGAAGGACATCCACTACCTCTTCATGGACACGGGCGCCGGGGCGAGGGCCTATTCCATCATCGACCAGGGCCAGATCGGGGCCTTCGTGGAGATGGGACCGGACGAACGCCGGGGCCTCATCGAGGAGGTGGCCGGCATCTCCCGCTACAAGGCCCGCCGGGTCGAGGCCGAGCGCCGCATGCGCCAGACCCGGCACAACCTCGAGCGCCTCGAGGACCTCCTCGCCGAAGTGGACAAGCAACGGCGCTCCCTGACCCGGCAGGCCCGCCGGACCGAGCGCTACCTCGCCTGGCGGGAGGAACAGGACCGGCTGGACCGGGCCCGCCTGGCCCATGCGTGGACCGCCACGCGGGACCGGCTCGCCGAGCGGGACGACCGGTGGCGGGCGGCGGCGGAACGGGCCGCCGCGGCCCAGGCCGCCGTGGACGCGTGCCGGCTCGAAAACGAACGGCTCGAGGCCGGGCTCCTCGAACTCGAGGAACGCCTGGACCGGGGGCGCCAGCGGCTCCAGGCCGCCGAGCTCCGCCGGGAGGAGCTCAAGGGCGAAGAACGGCGGCTTTCCGGGATGATCGAGCGGGAGGAGGCCGCCGCAGAGGCCCTGGGCGCGGAGATCGAGGAGGCCGGAGCGGCCGTGGAGGCGCTCCACGCGGAGCTGGCGGAGTTAGAAGCGGCCCTCTCCGCCGGGGCGGAAGAGACGCACCGCCTGGGCCGCGAGGCCGAGGCCCGGCAAGCCGCCCTCGAGGCCGCGGAGGCCGCCTGCGCCCGGGCCCGAGAGCACCTCGAGTCGGTCAAGGTGGACCTGGTCGACGCCGCGGCCCGTGCGGCCCGGGCCGACAGCGAGCGCCGCGGCCTCCGGGACCGGCGGGAGCGCCTGGAGCGGCAGATCCAGCGCCAGCGGGAGGAGCTGGGGCAGGTGGAGGCGGCGGCCTCGGCGGGCGAAGACCGCCTCTCCGACCTCGGCCGGGGCCTCGAGGCCGCCCGCCGCTCCCTGGAAGAGGCCCGCACCCGCGCCGCCGCCGTCGCTGCGGAACTCTCCGCCGCCGGCCGGCGGCTCGAAGCGGCCCGGGAGCAGCGCCAGGGCCTCGCCGCGGAACTCGAGATCACCCGCGGCCAGCGCCGGCACCTGGAAGACCTCGAGGCCCGGCGGGAGGGCGTCTCGGAGGGCAACCGCCGGCTCCTCGAGGGCGGCTTCCCCAACCAGGGGATCCTGGCCGACTTCGTGACGGTGGAAAAGGGCTACGAGGCGGCCGTGGAGGCCGCCCTGGGGGCCGCCCTGGAGGCGGTGGTCCCCGGCGGGGAGACACCCCTGGCCGCCGCCCGATCCCTCCTGGCCCAGGAGGGGGGCGGGGCGCGGATCCTCGCCGCCATCCTGGATAAAGAAAAAGTACAATTTAACACTGAGTTAAATAATATTCTTAACACAATACCTGATTTGAGGCCCCTCGGCGGAGTCGTGACGGCCCGTCCGCCCGTGGAGGGGGCGCTGGCGATCCTCCTCGCCCCGTGGCGGCTGGTGCCCGACCCGGAGGCGGGCCTGCGTGCCGCCGCCGCCCTGGCGGCGGCGGGGTGGCCCTTCTTCCATTTCGTGACCCCGGCGGGAGAGACGGTCTCCCCGGCCGGAGAGGTCGCCATCGGGGACCCCGGGGGTGCCGCCGGGATGATCGCCCGCAAGGCCGAGGTAGCCGAGCTTCGCCGGCGCGAAGACGCCCTGGAGGCGAAGCTCCGGGAGATCGAGGAGGAGATCGCGGCCGCGACCGAACGGGCCTCCGGACTGGAGGCCGACCGGGCCCGCATCGAGGCGGAGGCCGCGGCCTTCGCCGAGGCCGTGGCCGGGACGGAGCGGGAGCTGGACGCGGCCGGGGCCCGCCTCGAGGCCGACCGGGAACGGGCGAAGGCCCTCCGGCTGGCCGCGGAGGAGGCCGAGGGCGAACTCCTGGAGGTCCAGGTGGCCATGGAAAGGGCCGAAGAGGCCCTGGAGTCGGCCCGCCGGGTGCAGGAGACCTCGGAGGCGGAAGGACGCCGGATCGAGGAAGAATGCCAGGCCCTCGAGGCCCGGCGTGACGGCGCCCGGGCCGCGGCCGAGGAACTGCGCCTCGCCCTGGCCCGTGCCCAGGAACAGGAGCGGGCCCGGCGGGAGCGGCTCGCCGCCCTCACCGGGCGGATCCAGGAAACCAAGCGCCGGGGAGCCGAGCTGGCCCACCGGCGGGAGGCGGCCGCCGGGCGCCTGGACGGCCTCCGCTCGGCCCTCCGCGACAACCGGCGGGCGATGGAGGCCCAGGTCGAGGCGGTGGCGGCGGCCCACCGGGAGCTCGAGGCCGTCCGGGACGCCTACGACCGGGAGCGCCAGGCCCTGGCCGGCCGCAAGGCCCGGCTCAAGGAGCTCTCCGCCGAACTACGGGAGGCCGAGGAGGCGGCCCACCGGCTGGAGCTGGAGCTGACCGAGCTGCGCCTGGCCCTGGAGAACCTCGAGCGCGAGGCCCGCACCCGGCACCAGGCCCCGCTCCCCGAAAACGCCGATGCCTGGCTCCCGGCGGACTTCGACCCGGATGCCGCCGCCCGCCGCCTCGAGGAGATCGCCGGGCGCATCGAGCGACTCGGCCCGGTGAACCTCGCCGCCCTCGAGGAGAAGCAGGAGCTGGACGCGCGCTGGGAATTCCTCCAGTCCCAGAAGGCGGACCTCGAAAGTTCCATCGCCGACCTCCAGCAGGCCATCCGCCACATCAACCGGACCTGTCGCGATCGGTTCCGGCAGGCCCTGGACGCCGTCAACGAAAAGCTCGCCGAGGTCTTCCCCCTGCTCTTCGAGGGCGGCGAGGCCCGCCTGGAGCTCACGGAGGCCGACGACATCCTGGAGGCCGGGGTGGATCTCCTCATCCGCCTCCCCGGCAAGCGGCTTCAGCACCTGAACCTCCTCTCCGGGGGCGAGAAGGCCCTCTCCGCCCTGGCCCTCGTCTTCGCCCTCTACCTCATAAGGCCGAGCCCCTTCTGCGTCCTCGACGAGGTGGACGCCCCCCTGGACGAGGCCAATACCCTCCGGTTCAACCGGCTGCTCCAGAAGATCGCCGAGCGGTCGCAGGTGGTGGTCATCACCCACAACCAGCGCGTCATGGAGACGGCGGATACCCTCTACGGGGTCACCATGGAGGAAAAGGGCGTCTCGAAGCTGGTGACCGTGGACCTGGTGCAGCGGGAAGGGTGA
- a CDS encoding bifunctional nuclease family protein translates to MPAIAMTAHAITIDAKSNSPILILKERGGERALPIWIGLLEATAIATEMEKIEFARPMTHDLALNLLAALGARITRIVVNDLRDNTYYALITLEKDGEVLEVDARPSDAVALALRAGAEIFVEEAVLAKSVPSREGTEASADSDKADKWLEILEGLDPEAFKYKM, encoded by the coding sequence ATGCCCGCCATCGCCATGACCGCCCATGCCATCACCATCGACGCCAAGTCCAATTCCCCCATCCTGATCCTCAAGGAGCGCGGCGGGGAGCGGGCGCTGCCCATCTGGATCGGCCTCCTGGAGGCCACCGCCATCGCCACCGAGATGGAAAAGATCGAGTTCGCCCGGCCCATGACCCACGATCTCGCGCTCAACCTCCTGGCGGCCCTGGGGGCCCGGATCACGCGGATCGTGGTGAACGACCTCCGGGACAATACCTATTACGCCCTCATCACCCTCGAGAAGGACGGCGAGGTCCTCGAGGTGGACGCCCGCCCCAGCGACGCGGTGGCTCTGGCGCTCCGGGCGGGGGCGGAGATCTTCGTGGAGGAGGCCGTTCTCGCGAAGTCGGTTCCCTCGCGGGAGGGCACCGAGGCCTCCGCCGATTCGGACAAGGCCGACAAGTGGCTCGAGATCCTCGAGGGGCTCGATCCGGAGGCCTTCAAGTACAAGATGTGA
- the panB gene encoding 3-methyl-2-oxobutanoate hydroxymethyltransferase has product MEATPHSRPQDPAGEAPARVTVPDLQQMKDEGRRITMLTAYDWGMARLVDEAGVDVVLVGDSLGMVVLGYDATTPVTMDEMLHHAKAVRRGVRRALVVGDMPFLSYQVSREEAVRNAGRFLKEAGCGAVKVEGGGAVVETVRFMTAAGIPVMGHLGLTPQTAAATGGFRVRGRDLASARRLVADAADLEAAGAFALVLECVPAALARLVTERLRIPTIGIGAGPGCDGQVLVVNDVVGLFDRFRPSFVKRYAELAPTVRAAVGEYVADVREGRFPDEAHSFTGEPPWLADLRAELEAG; this is encoded by the coding sequence ATGGAAGCGACCCCTCACTCCCGCCCCCAGGACCCCGCCGGCGAGGCGCCGGCCCGTGTCACCGTCCCCGATCTCCAGCAGATGAAGGACGAGGGCCGGCGCATCACCATGCTCACGGCCTACGACTGGGGCATGGCCCGCCTCGTGGACGAGGCCGGGGTGGACGTGGTGCTGGTGGGGGATTCCCTGGGGATGGTGGTCCTCGGCTACGACGCCACCACGCCCGTCACCATGGACGAGATGCTCCACCATGCCAAGGCCGTCCGGCGGGGCGTACGGCGCGCCCTGGTGGTGGGCGACATGCCCTTCCTCTCTTACCAGGTCTCCCGGGAAGAAGCCGTGCGCAACGCCGGCCGCTTCCTGAAGGAAGCCGGGTGCGGGGCCGTCAAGGTCGAGGGCGGGGGGGCGGTGGTGGAGACCGTCCGGTTCATGACCGCGGCGGGGATCCCGGTCATGGGGCACCTGGGGCTCACCCCGCAGACGGCGGCGGCCACGGGCGGTTTCCGGGTGCGCGGCCGCGACTTGGCATCGGCCCGCCGCCTCGTGGCCGACGCGGCCGACCTCGAGGCGGCCGGCGCCTTCGCCCTGGTGCTCGAGTGCGTGCCGGCGGCCCTGGCGCGGCTCGTCACGGAGCGCCTCCGCATTCCCACCATCGGCATCGGCGCCGGGCCCGGCTGTGACGGGCAGGTCCTCGTGGTGAACGACGTGGTGGGTCTCTTCGACCGCTTCCGGCCGTCCTTCGTCAAGCGGTACGCAGAGCTCGCCCCAACCGTCCGCGCGGCCGTTGGCGAGTACGTGGCCGACGTCCGGGAGGGGCGGTTCCCCGACGAGGCCCACAGCTTCACGGGCGAGCCGCCCTGGCTCGCCGACCTCCGGGCGGAGCTGGAGGCGGGCTGA
- a CDS encoding DUF4911 domain-containing protein: protein MGQTLPAAPGAVNAAPPARRPSASGLFRLSCGMDEGERLQLRIHPGAVHLLRFLLEGYDNLFFLRTLDPGAGRVEVTVTAGSREILRDVLRAHRGRLRPRPEGA from the coding sequence ATGGGCCAGACACTACCCGCGGCCCCGGGGGCTGTCAACGCGGCGCCTCCGGCCCGGCGCCCTTCCGCCTCCGGCCTCTTCCGGCTATCCTGCGGCATGGACGAGGGCGAGCGGCTGCAGCTGCGCATCCACCCGGGTGCGGTCCATCTCCTGCGTTTCCTCCTGGAGGGCTACGACAACCTCTTTTTCCTCCGGACCCTGGACCCGGGGGCGGGACGCGTGGAGGTCACGGTCACGGCCGGGAGCCGGGAGATCCTCCGCGACGTCCTCCGGGCGCACCGGGGGCGCCTTCGGCCGCGGCCGGAGGGGGCCTGA
- a CDS encoding Nif3-like dinuclear metal center hexameric protein — translation MRPTAAAVLAELESWAPAGLAESWDNVGLQVGDPGREVGKVLVALDPAAGALEAADRRGADLVVTHHPLLFEPLASVDLSRPVPSLVAGFLRAGICLVALHTNLDAVPGGVSDQLACALGLTEVRPLVPAASGPPGSGLGRIGRLPEAETLGDVLGRLAGALDAPWLRVVGEEGRLVRIAALCGGAGSSLWPEVLAAGADLFVTGEIKHSVAREAEAAGVALVDAGHFRTERPVVRVVRDFLRRRAGALGWEVVVEAFEDEPDPFRLWTSAR, via the coding sequence GTGAGACCCACCGCGGCCGCCGTCCTGGCGGAACTCGAGTCCTGGGCGCCGGCCGGGCTGGCGGAGTCCTGGGACAACGTCGGGCTCCAGGTGGGGGATCCGGGCCGGGAGGTCGGCAAGGTCCTCGTGGCCCTCGACCCCGCGGCCGGGGCCCTGGAGGCGGCGGACCGCCGGGGGGCGGACCTCGTCGTCACCCACCACCCCCTCCTGTTCGAGCCCCTGGCCTCCGTAGACCTCTCCCGACCCGTCCCCAGCCTGGTGGCGGGTTTTTTGCGGGCCGGGATCTGCCTCGTCGCCCTCCACACCAACCTCGATGCCGTCCCCGGTGGCGTGAGCGACCAGCTGGCCTGTGCCCTCGGGCTCACCGAGGTCCGGCCCCTGGTCCCCGCGGCATCCGGGCCGCCGGGGTCCGGCCTGGGGCGGATCGGCCGGCTGCCCGAGGCCGAGACCCTCGGAGACGTCCTGGGACGACTCGCGGGGGCCCTGGACGCCCCGTGGCTTCGGGTGGTGGGGGAGGAGGGGCGCCTGGTCCGGATCGCGGCCCTGTGCGGGGGGGCCGGTTCCTCCCTGTGGCCCGAGGTCCTGGCCGCCGGCGCCGATCTCTTCGTGACCGGGGAGATCAAGCACAGCGTGGCCCGGGAGGCGGAGGCGGCCGGCGTCGCCCTGGTGGATGCCGGCCACTTTCGCACGGAGCGCCCGGTGGTCCGGGTGGTCCGCGACTTCCTGCGCCGGAGGGCCGGGGCTCTCGGCTGGGAGGTGGTGGTGGAGGCCTTCGAGGACGAGCCGGATCCGTTCCGGCTCTGGACGTCGGCACGTTGA
- a CDS encoding zinc ribbon domain-containing protein: MREELQTLVQLQDIDLHIRELEQRKAERPERMLALEEKAAGLEAEIAALKSRVEELEHRNRDVRLELKSETERLSRSQARLMEVKTNREYQALLKEIEELKKANKAREEEILNHETELGMLKEGLAEKEQEAAGIRAELETETKALETAAAKLDKEIAKLGKERRAVAEKVPPQLLRRYDFLKDKRAGVAVAAVVRAVCAGCNMNIPPQLYNDLLRDERVLTCPTCQRIIYAETESGEG; this comes from the coding sequence TTGAGAGAAGAATTGCAGACGCTGGTACAGTTGCAGGACATCGACCTCCACATCCGCGAGCTGGAACAGAGGAAGGCGGAGCGACCGGAGCGGATGCTGGCCCTCGAGGAGAAGGCGGCCGGGCTGGAGGCCGAGATCGCCGCCCTCAAATCCAGGGTGGAGGAGCTGGAGCACCGGAACCGGGACGTCCGGCTGGAGCTCAAGTCCGAGACCGAGCGGCTCTCCCGGTCCCAGGCCCGGCTCATGGAGGTGAAGACCAACCGGGAGTACCAGGCCCTCCTCAAGGAGATCGAGGAGCTCAAGAAGGCCAACAAGGCCCGGGAGGAGGAGATCCTGAACCACGAGACCGAGCTCGGGATGCTCAAGGAGGGCCTGGCGGAAAAGGAACAGGAGGCCGCCGGGATCCGGGCCGAGCTCGAGACCGAGACCAAGGCCCTCGAGACCGCGGCGGCGAAGCTCGACAAGGAGATCGCCAAGCTCGGCAAGGAGCGCCGGGCCGTGGCGGAGAAGGTGCCGCCGCAGCTGCTCCGCCGCTACGACTTTCTCAAGGACAAGCGGGCGGGGGTGGCGGTGGCCGCCGTGGTCCGGGCCGTGTGCGCGGGCTGCAACATGAACATCCCGCCCCAGCTCTACAACGATCTCCTCCGGGACGAGCGGGTTCTCACCTGCCCGACCTGCCAGCGGATCATCTACGCGGAGACGGAATCGGGCGAGGGCTGA